TATTTTTTCCACCCATGGCTTAAAATCTGAGGCTGATTCTGAACACAGAACTGATGGGTACCATGTGGAAGTGTCAGGGGGGACAGGAGAGCAGTGTTTTCTCGATACCTTATGGAGCTACCTAGAACATCTGAGTTCCTCCTAGACTGGTGCTCTTGACAAGTCCCATGTTTGATCTTCTGCAGCCACCATCAGTAACTATCTGTATATGGCTTTTGTCTCCGGTGATGCTTTACCATCTACTGTGATGTCTGATTAGATTGCAttaaacttcagttttcaaaagtaGATGCCAGCTTTGAGCAGGAGCTAAGGGGCCGTagtatgtattttttcctctgagccAGCAGAAGTTCTAGGGAATTGACTTGAACTGCAGGGGCTAGTCGAAAGCTGAGAAAAACATACATTGAAATTAGTGAGCTTACCAGCGTAAAATGGAAGACTTTTGAGATTAAATCTTGCTATCGTAGTCTTGACTAACTCTAGTAGTGAGCCTGAGTTTGGTCTGTTTTCACTGTGCAGAATAACTGATCCTTGACGTGGTGGGTGCAGCTGAAAACCTTTGTGCATCCTCAGCACTTCCCAGTGTTCGGAAGGAATGACAGCTTCAGAATAATGTTTTTGCCTGAGTTTGCTCTGACCAAATTGTCAAAAGGAAACCGAGCACTTCCTTTGCATTTGTTGCAAAACTCAGAGTATCTCTTTCTCTCTGGCAGGAATCGACTTTAAGATCAGAACAATAGAATTAGATGGAAAGAAAATCAAGCTACAAATATGGTAAGTATTTCAAAGTAACTGACGTTTTCAGTGAGTATTGAATTAAACTTTGAGCAGGATTACTTCATCGCTTTGGAGCCTAGGTGTACCAGAAGTTTCGTACCTTTTATTCATCGACTGTCCGTAAGGTCTGTGCTGTCTTCTGTCTTGCTCTTGGCGTGGTTCTgtggcagcagcacaggaaaTCGCCTGTTCATGTGTGAGCGTTATGGCAACTTTCCACTTTATCAAAAACTGTCTGCTTAAATGCGCTTTTCGCTATGCCCTGTGGAAGAGAACTATTTGTCAACTAAAATACACAACCTAACAAAATGTAATCTCCTCTGATACTTTGTCACCTCGGTGTACTTGGTGGCAGAGAAAGGTGGTGCCCCCGTTCCCGGCATGGTGGCTGAGTAGAGACCTTGAGCCTCCTAACGGTAGGAGCTGAGTATCTTTGGACGAGCATTATTACACACGCCAGACTCTCTAAGCACTCCTGGTGACTGTAGGGCTCTTGCTGATTTCTCAAGTTCTGGAAAAGATAGTTGTGATACTTGTGTGCAAGCTGGAATCCTGGTGAGTAAGGAAGTGAAGTGCCAGAAGTGGTTGGTAGAAGCGTACTGTCTGTAACGGAAGCCAGAAGGCTGGTTTTTGTCAGGCCAGTGGGGTTCAGCCGCCCCCCGGCGTGACCAGACACTGTGGTCCTCTGGTTCGCTCAGATAGGTAGTGCTTTGAAGTCAGCTGGGATAAAATACCAGCATGCTAGGGGATAGTGGCAGACTTTAACATCTAACTGTACTTGAAAATACACTATCCTAGAATATTTTActgctgtatgttttattttttgtttaatgcaGGACTCAGATGTATCAGAGCTGCCTTTTTTAATGATTCCAGGGGAGGCTGTGTAGTGCTAAGTTCGATTGCTTGTATGAcaatttaaatgcttttgtgCCAGAGGTACGGTGCTGCTGTACCCACTGGTGTGAGTAGGATAGCATAGGAGTGAGGAAGACATTGAGGGCTGAGGAAACTTGCGCAAACAGCTTCTAAATGGTGTTTTTTCATAATGGGTGGGTATCAATACATTGTTACTCTGTTTAAAAAGACATCTCTCAGTTCAGAAGAGTGTAAAGATCACCTCCAACAAATGCTTGTTTTCACTGAATTTTAGGGATACAGCAGGCCAGGAGAGATTCCGCACAATCACAACAGCTTACTACAGAGGAGCCATGGTGAGTGCTCTCGCTTCAAAAGAAATTTGGAACAACTAGTGTAACTGGTTTGCTGCTGTTCAGGTTCTGCCGTGTAGGTCTTCGACTGGAGGGTTGGATAGTTGTGGCTTGAGATGTGGGGAATAAAGTTTGTGGTTTGcttgggttatttttgttttgtttttttttttttgtttttccttttttttaaacctgctggTACTTTGTCTAGTCCTTTTTTTGTGATGAAACTTCAAGCCCTCTTGTCTTTTTTAATATAGTTAAAATTTCTGCAGATTATAATAAGAAGTTAAGTTGCCAAGCTTTaatcagaacaattttttttaatgcaatcaaCCGCTTTAAACATTTGAAATGCTTGAAAAATAGGTAAtgaattattttaacattaaaagtgtatttcacagaattgcttttctttcagcCAGTTGAGAATGCAAAATCTGGGCTGGAAATAGAATCGCCTACAAAAGCTATTGTTACTTTTTCCTCCATTAAGAGTGACTGGAAATCAAATAACTGACTTAAGGCCTGCACTCGTTGTGGTACGACTGCTTGTGATGCTTCTTATTGCCCCGACTGGAGATACGTTATGTTGGGACACTGTTAATTTCAACCTGCTGATTACTAGCTGTGCTGCTACCCCATGTTTTTATCACGTTGTGTGAACAGATCCATTCCATTCCTGGGCTGACTGTGGGTACAAATAACTCCACTGTTACGGAATACAGATGGGGAGAAATAGTAATGGTTGTGGCTCTGTGTTAGAGCTTTCTAGTACTTAAAAAGGTTTTGACAGTGACATGGTCTTCTCCCCACCTCCAGTCCACAGCCCAGAACTTTTCTGTGTCCTATGACGAATGACTGGAAAGGCAGTAAGGAGTGGAGGTGAACCTGGCAGTCAGTGCCTAATGCAGCTGTTGTGTGGTTCCCCACATGTTGCTAGTTGTCAAGAGCCCACACTAGCATACGTAGGTAACTACCGAAAGAACTCGAGCTGCTGGGAGCGCGTCTACTGTCACCTTTGCTCTAAGTGGCTGCTGGCCCCAGCAGGCTGGATCTCACAGGCTGGTCATCTTCAACCGCTTAAAGCTGCGGCTTCTGAACTTGACTTTATTGTTAAAGTCCTGGTTGCTGTTGTAGTAGAATCTCTAAACTTTTCCTGACTGCAGGCTAATAATTTAAAACTTCATATAGGTTGTGTGTTTGACCTCTAACAGTGGCAACAGATGTTAAATAGTAATAGTTTGCGTAAATTCTCAGCAATGACACAGGGCTTTGACAAAGGATTATAGGTGCGTAAGTTGTGTGTTGGATTTCTTGCAAGTACAGTCAAACCCAACAGCATACATCAGAAGTCAGCCAACAGTGCTAGCTCATCTAATTggattttcttaattttatttaggGAATTATGCTGGTGTATGACATCACAAATGAAAAGTCTTTCGACAACATAAAAAACTGGATAAGAAACATAGAGGAGGTAGGTGCTTTGGAGAGTACTTCTTACTTGTTGCATCTTACGATTTCTTTGGGACAGTTAATAATCAAGTAATTACTCACTTTCATTGTAGTAGCCAGCATATGTGGCTGAGTTAGACTGTGTAGTGAATGCAGCAGTGGTTATTAATGGTGAGAATATTATCTCGTTCGTCAAGGGGTAGAAGGTCAAAAACTTACGTTTAAAAAGCAAGCATAAAGTGTTTCCAAACTGCTCTTACTATATgacttttattgttcttttttgcttttgggtGTGTCCAAGGAGTGGGAAGGAGCAAGATCTTAGGGTGTCTACCTTCCACTGAGGTGGTGGCAGATCTGTCTAATTTCAATTGTTAATGTGTTGTGTGTTTGTCTGTTTAGAGATTTTTGACCTTTTCATTTGGTGTTGCGTAAGCTTCCTTCCTGCTAACTTATCGTATCTTACTTTGTAGGACATGCTGTCAAGTAGGGGTAGGTCATTATGAAGTTAGAGGAGAAACCTGAAGTTTAGTGAAGCTGTAGTTAGGTAGCAGAatcttactgggtttttttccgtAGACGTAAAATCCGTGGGCTTTTCTTTAGAATTGTTCTTTGGCTCTGAAGCAAAATTCCTGTATTACTGACCAGTTTGATCCAATAGCGACTGGGCTAGATGTGTTCTGTTGTTGAAGTTCTCTTGCTGAAGTGATTTATTACCtaaaaaatcttttattaataatctgttttaaaaatgcaaatgtatgaCATGATGATACTCCAGCCAAATACCCTAGATGTCCATGCACCATTTGAAGTGTGTACCGTGACATTTCTAGAATAGCCAAATGCCCGTGCATGTGTGCACCCTGGTACAGAGCTTATGGTACTGTGTTTGATCTGTAATAGCGCTCAGGCAAATTTAATCCAGGGGTATTTATTCCAACCCACTTTAATATTTAAATGTTAAATTGCCTGTTTCAAAAGTCAATCTCTTTCTCAGTAATGCCTTCACATTAGACAGCTCCATTAGATAACGTATGTTCTCATTTCCTGGATTTCTCTAACATTCATTTGCGGACGAGTTTGACGTATGTTTCTTTCGAATAATGATGCACTTTGTTTCTGAGAgattaccttttcttctttcagcatgCCTCTTCAGATGTAGAAAGAATGATCCTGGGTAACAAATGTGATATGAATGAAAAAAGACAAGTCtcaaaagaaaaaggggagaagGTAAGCTTTGGTGACTTACCTTGTTTAGAAGCTGACTGTTCTTCGGACTTTGGCTGCTGGACACTTGGTATGTTTTAGGCATATGAGAGATAATCGGCCTCAAACCTCATTTCAGAAACTTTTACATATAATAGGATGCCAGTTtcggggtttttgtttttaagtagcaCTTGACTGACTTCAAGTTTGAATAAACTTAATTGATACTGTTGTCTTGAGGGGAAGATCCCGTGAAGAATGTTGACCTTTGCTACAACATGAAGTATTCTGAATCTCAGTATAAAGAGATTGTCTATAGTTTGGTCATGTTGTACTCGATTCACTGTGGTGGTTACTTACTCTTGTTATAAGTACTGTTATTAAAGCTGAAGTAATTAGTTGTTCTGCAGAACAAACAAGCAAGTAAGAATACTATATAATCCATCATACACACAGCTAAAGTAGTTTAGTTGCTAGGAACACAACTTAAGGGATGATTGTATGTAGTTACCTGGTCCGTAAATCTGTATCAGTGAAGATTCTATCGTAATGTTCTTTTAGGTCCTAAATAGGTCTTTTTGTAGAGCAATTAATCTCTTTGTTGGTTTTGAATTTACATGAGGGTATGGCCTGTTCTAATACTTTGTCTAATTGTCCAGTAACTTTAATGTGTTTGcaagagaaaaacagcagtgaagcgtgtttggttttgtttttaaagcttccTGCAGCATACAGcacctattttgttatgaacctGTGTGAAACATGCCTTTTGCAAAGGAACTTCATAAACACTGAAAAACTTTAACCTCTCTTCCAGCTAGCAATTGATTATGGAATCAAATTTTTGGAGACAAGCGCGAAATCCAGCATAAATGTGGAAGAGGTAAGAGATGGGCGTTAGGCTTATGGTGTGGTTCTTGAACTACTGCTATGGAGGCATGTTTCATGATCTGCTGGGCTTTCTGGCCTGAGCTGGGACCCGACATCCCAACTGTGCTCCTGGGTCACTGATCTTGTTGTAGTTACAGAGCTACTGTAAAATCCAGCATATCTTGTTTTCTGGTAATGTCTggaattgttttttaaatagctgttAACAGAGTGGCTTACTATTATTGTCACAAACAGTTGATGTAGACTTCTGTGCCTTGCTACTTAAATTGCAAGTGCTTTTGGACAGAGAATACATGTGATTTGGAACAATGCTTTATGCAGGAAATTGGATTCAAGATTCTTTACTTTCAGAATAACATGCTACTGTGCCAAGGAGCCTTCAGGTTACTGTTAAATATGTGCTATGAAGATTTGTGTGTTAACCTAGAACATCAGCATAGACTGTCATAAGCTGATGTCAGAGGAGGAAGACAGCTTATAATACTTCATCTATAATACTTCATCTATAGACTTGCACTCTGTTTTCCTGCAAATAAATTTCATGCTAAAAACACAAGATCACTATTATGAGAGCATAAGGAAATAGAATCAGAAGAAAGAGtggctcagctctgctctgtcttATCATGAATCACTCTTGTCATCtcggggaggctggggggaggatCTTAACTCTATGAAAGtgtggagaagaaaataatatcAAAAGGCAATTATATTAAGATTCATTCACTCGGATAAGGCAGATTTGTTCTTAAATGTTCTCGCTGTACCTAATTTTCTAAAAGCCTTTCCATGTCTGTTGAAGGGATACGCTTTAAAAGTCCGCAAAAATGTAATTCAGATCGTGAAGCTAACAAATTAACTGGAAACTAAAGAGATTGTTGCTTCAAAGTAACATGACGGATGCCATGCCCGCcaagcatttttttcagattgcAGGATGGTTGTTATACAATAGAGTTAGGATGGACTTACTTGCGTGGAGCTGCACCTGGAACAGGGCTTGACCTGATTTTCACAGTGCTGTTACGATGCTTACAGCAGAGAATGAGCATGTGACCATTAGCAGCTAAGGCCAATGGCGGATAGCAGCAGTCTCTGAATAAAAAGTACCTGTCGTCTTCGCGAGTTCCTCCAGGTGGCTGGCTTGCTCTTTTGTCACATGCCCTACCATGTCATTTTAGCCCCTGCAGGTCATTAAATGTAGAACATTAATTTGTGCTTACTCCAGACAGTTTGgctacctgaagattttttttaaattgctaccTGAATAgtgaagaaagcattaaaaatgcaGCTGGTATAGGCattcagcaagtaacgatttagCCGTCTTTCCACCAAATGCTTAACTTGTGGGAATCGACACTATTGTGATATTCTTGTGATCACAAgtgaattattttatttgttgctATGTATTTGCATTAAATGAGTGTCTGTCTGTGGATATATTCCGCACACAAGGAGAGGGGAAATCGTTACAGTTTTTCACATTCTGGAACTGTCCTTGGATTGTTGGTATCTCCAGATAGCCTAAAATCCTGCTTTTCCCTACTTCTGGAtaattgcagatttttttctgctacagAAGTATCTTTGCTCCTCTTTGTACATTGAAGTCTGCGGCCCTGAGATTTGccagagtgattttttttattttttttttctcagtagggATGTTGGAAGTATAAATACCATTATCAGCTCAGGAGTAAAGCTTTTGGAGGACAGAAAGCAAGCTAATCT
Above is a window of Opisthocomus hoazin isolate bOpiHoa1 chromosome 10, bOpiHoa1.hap1, whole genome shotgun sequence DNA encoding:
- the RAB8B gene encoding ras-related protein Rab-8B, with the translated sequence MAKTYDYLFKLLLIGDSGVGKTCLLFRFSEDAFNTTFISTIGIDFKIRTIELDGKKIKLQIWDTAGQERFRTITTAYYRGAMGIMLVYDITNEKSFDNIKNWIRNIEEHASSDVERMILGNKCDMNEKRQVSKEKGEKLAIDYGIKFLETSAKSSINVEEAFFTLARDIMTKLNRKMNDNSSSGAGGPVKITENRSKKSSFFRCTLL